The Desmonostoc muscorum LEGE 12446 genome includes a region encoding these proteins:
- a CDS encoding beta strand repeat-containing protein translates to MAIIIGTSGNDTLEGVSDFYDYYDTLTGGGGNDIFLDNEDSGYINTITDFGGIGKGTNPTAAVIAEVDTLVFQGAGLTAENLLLTQNGNNLEISFQGDLGSKLILENFALENLDNLSKSTGATVDLGNIIFDGETTITDSFDVFNANSTQSTVFRKNTVTFLNDLSNNVSGFENSNDVINGQGGDDIINGLSGNDILRGGAGNNTLNGGVGDDKLNVDSPSSNNLLNGEDGNDLLRASGQYSYNSYQPGYDNPSLGNNTLNGGAGDDTLDASGSFGDNLLDGGDGNDSLDISGYARSEQYTSSNSRSDGNNTLNGGAGDDVLSGSGSNGDNLLDGGDGNDSLDISGFIYQYYDSYFNSTSLGNNLLDGGDGNDTLSASGAEGNNTLNGGDGNDILTTGNGDDSLIGGGGRDIFVYNGLAYSTFGDTTGINTGTDTITDFRGVGKGTNPTAEVIAEVDTLIFQDSSGFTADNLLLTQNGTSLSIGFEGYGNTAFILENFALENLDNLSKSTGATVDLGNILFYGQTTITDSFDVFNANSTQSTVFRRNTVTFLNDLDNNVSGFENSNDVINGQGGDDIIDGLSGNDILRGGDGNDSLNGGDGNDTLNGGDGNDSLNGGDGNDILSTGIGNNTLNAGNGDDLLNFYSLSTSVTQTVDGGAGKDSLSINYASATTGITSIFDTTTGTGAISTTAGTTVFSYKSIEQLNITGTDYDDYLVGSNANDTLSSANGNDTLDGGAGADLLDISLSTGDNLLNGGDGDDSLQALSYIYDEFGNYVYRAVSGDNTLNGGVGNDTLNISASTGNNLLDGGDGNDFLSVYSYSYGGNNTLNGGVGNDTLNVSSSTGNNLLDGGDGNDSLIATTYGSDNSTLIGGNGDDSLIGDNGDDSLTGGNDRDTLNGGWDNDILIGGNGNDQLYGEDGIDTFVFNSFTEGRDQIYDFSANEVIQVSAAGFGGGLSAGVLLASQFLRIGGGSTPPAAATTSTQRFIYNSYSGALYFDQDGNGTAFSQVQIAQIFGGFSLTNNNIVVV, encoded by the coding sequence ATGGCGATTATCATTGGAACCAGCGGTAACGATACCCTAGAGGGCGTTTCTGATTTCTACGATTACTACGACACCCTAACTGGTGGCGGTGGTAACGATATATTTCTTGACAACGAGGACTCAGGCTACATTAATACGATCACCGATTTCGGTGGAATAGGTAAAGGAACAAACCCCACAGCAGCAGTCATTGCCGAAGTGGACACTCTGGTATTCCAAGGTGCTGGGTTAACTGCCGAAAATTTGCTCCTTACCCAGAATGGCAACAATCTGGAAATTAGCTTTCAAGGCGATCTCGGTAGCAAACTCATCCTGGAAAACTTTGCTCTGGAAAACCTAGATAACCTGAGCAAATCCACTGGAGCCACTGTAGACTTGGGCAATATTATATTTGATGGGGAAACTACCATCACCGACAGCTTTGATGTCTTCAATGCCAACTCCACTCAAAGCACTGTCTTTAGAAAAAATACAGTCACCTTCCTAAACGACCTCTCAAACAATGTTAGTGGCTTTGAAAATTCAAATGATGTCATCAATGGTCAGGGAGGTGATGACATTATTAATGGCTTAAGTGGCAATGACATACTCAGGGGTGGTGCGGGCAATAATACCCTCAACGGTGGTGTTGGTGACGATAAGTTGAATGTTGACTCCCCCTCAAGCAATAATCTGCTCAATGGAGAAGATGGCAATGATTTACTGAGAGCGTCCGGCCAATACTCCTACAATTCTTACCAACCAGGCTACGATAATCCCTCTTTAGGGAATAATACCCTCAACGGTGGTGCAGGTGATGACACTTTGGATGCTAGCGGTTCATTCGGCGATAACCTCCTAGATGGGGGCGATGGCAATGATTCTCTAGACATCTCTGGGTATGCAAGGAGTGAGCAATACACATCGTCTAACTCTCGCTCAGATGGGAATAACACCCTCAATGGTGGTGCAGGTGATGATGTCTTGAGTGGTAGTGGTTCAAATGGCGATAACCTCCTAGATGGAGGCGATGGCAATGATTCTCTAGACATCTCTGGCTTTATTTACCAATACTATGACTCTTACTTCAACTCTACCTCTTTAGGCAATAACCTCCTAGATGGCGGCGATGGCAATGATACTCTGAGTGCCTCTGGCGCCGAGGGTAATAATACCCTCAACGGTGGTGATGGCAATGATATCCTCACAACTGGCAATGGCGATGATAGCCTCATAGGTGGCGGTGGTCGGGATATTTTTGTTTACAACGGCTTAGCCTACAGCACGTTCGGTGATACCACTGGTATTAATACTGGCACTGATACAATCACCGATTTCCGTGGAGTAGGTAAAGGAACAAACCCCACAGCAGAAGTCATTGCCGAAGTCGATACTCTGATATTCCAGGATTCTAGTGGCTTCACTGCCGACAATTTGCTCCTCACCCAGAATGGCACAAGCTTGTCAATCGGCTTTGAAGGGTATGGCAATACTGCATTCATCCTGGAAAACTTCGCCCTGGAAAACCTGGATAACCTCAGCAAATCCACTGGAGCCACTGTAGACTTGGGCAATATCCTGTTTTATGGTCAAACTACCATCACGGACAGCTTTGATGTCTTCAATGCCAACTCCACCCAAAGCACTGTCTTTAGAAGAAACACAGTCACCTTCCTCAACGACCTCGATAACAATGTTAGTGGATTTGAAAATTCAAATGATGTCATCAATGGTCAGGGAGGTGATGACATTATTGATGGCTTAAGCGGTAATGACATACTCAGGGGTGGCGATGGCAACGATAGTCTCAACGGTGGTGATGGCAATGATACTCTCAATGGTGGCGATGGCAACGATAGTCTCAACGGTGGCGATGGCAATGATATTCTCAGTACTGGCATTGGCAATAACACCCTCAATGCAGGAAATGGGGATGATTTGTTAAATTTCTACTCCTTATCTACATCAGTGACTCAAACAGTAGATGGGGGAGCAGGTAAAGACAGTTTGTCTATCAATTATGCCAGTGCTACCACAGGAATTACTTCGATTTTCGATACGACTACTGGTACTGGAGCAATTTCTACGACGGCAGGCACAACAGTGTTTAGCTACAAGAGTATCGAACAATTAAATATCACAGGTACAGACTACGATGATTATCTTGTGGGAAGCAATGCTAATGATACGCTCAGCTCAGCCAATGGTAACGATACACTAGATGGCGGGGCTGGTGCAGATTTGTTGGATATTAGTCTTTCAACAGGGGATAACCTCCTCAATGGAGGCGATGGCGATGATTCTTTACAGGCCTTGAGTTACATTTACGACGAATTCGGAAATTATGTTTATCGTGCCGTATCTGGCGATAACACCCTCAACGGTGGTGTTGGTAATGATACATTGAATATTTCCGCTTCAACAGGCAATAATCTATTAGATGGGGGCGATGGTAACGATTTTCTCTCTGTCTATTCCTATTCCTACGGTGGTAATAACACCCTCAACGGTGGTGTTGGTAACGATACATTGAATGTTTCCAGTTCAACAGGCAATAATCTATTAGATGGGGGCGATGGTAATGACTCTCTGATAGCTACGACTTACGGCTCAGATAATAGCACCCTCATCGGTGGCAATGGCGATGATAGCCTCATCGGTGACAATGGCGATGATAGCCTCACAGGTGGCAATGACAGGGATACCCTCAACGGTGGTTGGGACAATGATATCCTCATCGGTGGAAACGGTAATGATCAGCTCTATGGGGAAGATGGGATTGATACCTTTGTTTTCAATAGTTTCACCGAAGGTCGTGATCAGATTTATGACTTCAGTGCTAATGAAGTAATTCAGGTGTCGGCTGCTGGTTTTGGTGGCGGTTTATCAGCCGGTGTACTTTTAGCTAGTCAGTTTCTACGTATAGGTGGTGGGTCTACACCACCTGCAGCAGCAACCACTAGCACCCAGCGATTTATTTATAACTCATACAGTGGTGCATTGTACTTTGACCAAGATGGCAATGGCACTGCCTTTAGTCAAGTACAAATTGCACAAATATTTGGTGGGTTCTCGTTAACCAACAACAATATTGTGGTTGTTTAA
- a CDS encoding beta strand repeat-containing protein has protein sequence MANIIGTTGNDTLQGSTYHYYDTLTGGGGKDIFIYNQAYGVDIITDFGGVGKNANPSAPVMAEVDTIKFVGEGLTARNLVLTQNGTNLEITFGRINTQVILKNFALENLDNLSKSTGASVDSGNIIFDGQTTITDSFDVFNANSTQSTIFNKNTVTFLNDLNNNVNGFDDSDDVINGQGGNDIIDGKSGNDLLRGGAGNDTLIGGAGNDTLGGRGTGYDFGDNLWDGGDGDDSLSIYGSIYGLYGKNTLNGGAGDDTLFAENSTGGDQLLDGGDGNDSLSITIDGPFSPGDPSSDKNTLNGGAGDDYLSTTGLSSDNLLSGGDGDDTLTGGNGKDILIGGGGHDKFVYKGLPNYGNTIADFGGVGKGTNPTAAVIAEVDTLIFQGGGLTAKNLLLTQNGTSLSISFQGYYRGNRLILENFALENLDNLSKPTGATVDLGNIIFDGETSITDSFDVFNANSTQNTVFRKNTVTFLNDLDNNVSGFDNSNDVINGQGGDDIINGLSGNDILRGGAGNNLLNGGDGNDTLFASGNKFYNDYYREGYDDRSLGNNTLNGGAGADTLSASGSLGDNLLDGGDGNDSLSISGSEDNDGYNGNRDNDRSLGNNTLNGGAGADTLSASGSLGDNLLDGGDGNDSLSISGRGYGADYRSYNNISDGDNTLNGGAGDDTLNASGSEGDNLLDGGHGNDSLSASGYFGGGGDQYTSILSWGNNTLNGGAGDDTLNASGSRGDNLLFGGDGNDSLSISGSITRYNYGSSEDISSGNNTLNGGAGDDTLSASGSRGDNLLFGGDGNDSLSISGYFVDLSGDSYSNSISKGNNLLDGGDGNDTLSASGATGNNTLNGGNGDDILTGGNGNDSLTGGGGADTFVFDSFNQGLDTIYDFSATDEVIQVSATGFAGGLSAGVLSTSQFTIGTSASTSTERFIYNSTTGALFFDQDGNAGAFTQVQFAVFTAGLSLTNNNFVVV, from the coding sequence ATGGCAAATATCATTGGAACCACAGGTAACGATACCCTACAGGGCAGTACTTACCATTACTATGACACCCTAACTGGTGGCGGTGGCAAAGATATATTTATTTACAATCAAGCTTATGGCGTAGATATAATCACTGATTTCGGTGGAGTCGGTAAAAACGCAAATCCCTCAGCACCAGTTATGGCCGAAGTCGATACTATCAAATTCGTTGGGGAAGGCTTGACTGCGCGAAATCTGGTACTCACCCAGAATGGCACAAACTTAGAAATCACCTTTGGAAGGATAAATACTCAAGTCATCCTGAAAAACTTTGCCTTGGAAAATCTAGATAACCTCAGCAAATCTACTGGAGCGAGTGTAGACTCAGGCAATATTATATTTGATGGGCAAACTACCATCACAGACAGCTTTGATGTTTTCAATGCCAATTCAACCCAAAGCACTATCTTTAACAAAAACACAGTTACCTTCCTCAATGACCTGAATAATAATGTCAACGGCTTTGACGACTCAGATGATGTGATCAATGGTCAGGGGGGTAATGACATCATCGACGGCAAGAGTGGTAACGACTTGCTGCGGGGTGGTGCGGGCAATGATACTCTCATTGGTGGTGCAGGCAACGATACTCTCGGTGGTAGGGGTACGGGCTATGATTTCGGGGATAACCTCTGGGATGGGGGCGATGGCGATGATTCTCTCTCCATCTATGGCTCCATCTATGGCTTATATGGCAAAAACACCCTCAACGGTGGCGCTGGTGACGATACCTTGTTTGCTGAAAATTCAACAGGAGGAGATCAGCTGCTTGATGGCGGCGATGGCAATGATTCTCTCTCCATTACTATCGACGGACCTTTCAGCCCCGGAGATCCCTCGTCTGACAAAAACACCCTCAACGGTGGTGCTGGTGATGATTACTTGAGTACTACTGGTTTATCAAGCGATAACCTGCTGTCTGGTGGGGATGGCGATGATACCCTCACAGGTGGCAATGGTAAGGATATCCTTATAGGTGGCGGTGGTCACGACAAATTTGTTTACAAAGGCTTACCCAACTACGGCAATACGATCGCCGATTTTGGTGGAGTAGGTAAAGGAACAAACCCCACAGCAGCAGTTATTGCCGAAGTGGATACTCTGATATTCCAAGGTGGTGGGTTAACTGCCAAAAATTTGCTCCTCACGCAGAATGGCACAAGTTTGTCAATCAGCTTTCAAGGGTATTATCGGGGTAACAGACTCATCCTGGAAAACTTTGCGCTGGAAAACCTAGATAACCTGAGCAAACCCACTGGAGCCACTGTAGACTTGGGCAATATTATATTTGATGGGGAAACTAGCATCACCGACAGCTTTGATGTCTTCAATGCCAACTCCACTCAAAACACTGTTTTTAGAAAAAACACAGTCACCTTCCTCAACGACCTAGACAACAATGTTAGTGGCTTTGACAATTCAAATGATGTCATCAATGGTCAGGGAGGTGATGACATTATTAATGGCTTAAGTGGCAATGATATATTGAGGGGTGGTGCGGGCAATAATCTGCTTAATGGAGGCGATGGCAATGATACTCTCTTCGCCTCTGGCAACAAGTTCTACAACGACTACTACCGAGAAGGCTACGATGATCGTTCTTTAGGCAATAATACTCTCAACGGTGGTGCAGGTGCTGATACCTTGAGTGCTAGCGGTTCATTAGGCGATAACCTCTTAGATGGAGGAGATGGCAATGATTCTCTCTCCATCTCTGGCAGCGAGGACAACGATGGCTATAACGGAAACCGCGACAATGATCGTTCTTTAGGCAATAATACCCTCAACGGTGGTGCAGGTGCTGATACCTTGAGTGCTAGCGGTTCATTAGGCGATAACCTCTTGGATGGGGGCGATGGCAATGATTCTCTCTCCATCTCTGGGAGGGGATATGGTGCCGACTACAGATCCTATAACAATATCTCAGATGGTGATAACACCCTCAATGGTGGTGCAGGTGATGATACCTTGAATGCTAGTGGCTCTGAGGGTGATAACCTCTTGGATGGGGGCCATGGCAATGATTCTCTGAGTGCCTCTGGCTATTTTGGTGGAGGTGGCGACCAGTACACCAGCATTTTGTCCTGGGGGAATAACACCCTCAATGGTGGTGCAGGTGATGATACCTTAAATGCTAGTGGTTCAAGAGGTGATAACCTGCTTTTTGGAGGCGATGGCAATGATTCTCTCTCCATCTCTGGGAGTATAACTCGTTACAATTACGGTTCGAGTGAGGATATCTCCTCCGGGAATAACACCCTCAATGGTGGTGCAGGTGATGATACCTTGAGTGCTAGTGGTTCAAGAGGTGATAACCTGCTTTTTGGAGGCGATGGCAATGATTCTCTCTCCATCTCTGGCTATTTTGTTGATTTAAGTGGCGACTCCTACTCCAACTCTATCTCCAAAGGTAATAACCTCCTAGATGGAGGCGATGGCAATGATACTCTGAGTGCCTCTGGCGCCACTGGTAATAATACCCTCAACGGTGGTAATGGCGATGATATCCTCACAGGTGGCAACGGTAATGATAGCCTCACAGGTGGCGGTGGTGCTGATACATTTGTTTTCGATAGTTTCAATCAAGGGCTTGATACTATTTATGACTTCAGCGCTACTGATGAAGTGATTCAGGTGTCGGCTACTGGTTTTGCTGGCGGATTATCAGCAGGTGTACTTTCAACAAGTCAGTTTACCATCGGAACATCTGCAAGCACTAGTACCGAGCGATTTATTTATAACTCCACTACAGGTGCATTGTTCTTTGACCAAGATGGCAATGCAGGCGCTTTTACTCAGGTACAATTTGCTGTCTTTACTGCTGGTTTGTCATTAACCAACAACAATTTTGTGGTTGTTTAA
- a CDS encoding calcium-binding protein yields the protein MFPIAPRILLTFLNDLNNNVSGFDNSNDVINGQGGDDILQGFSGNDILRGGAGNNTLNGGVGDDTLNGGTGNNTLNGGSGNDSLNLYSLSTFVTQTVDGSTGNDTLSVSYASATTGITSTFNPTTNIGEISTTLGTTVLSYENIEQLNITGTSYDDYLVGTNGNDTLRSSNGNDTIDGGAGQDFISGSGDSLLFGGDGNDSLIASYIYGDSTLNGGVGNDSLNVGSSSGNNLLDGGDGNDTLNVGSSSGNNLLDGGDGNDSLIASGASGNNTLKGGNGDDTLRGGYVDAILIGGKGNDRLFGEGGTDTFVFSSFDEGLDLIRDFSTGELIQVSAAGFGGGLSAGVLEGSQFTLGESATTSTQRFIYNSTTGALFFDQDGSAGAFTQVQFAGLSAGLSITNNNFVVV from the coding sequence GTGTTTCCAATAGCGCCTCGGATTTTATTGACTTTCCTCAACGACCTCAACAACAATGTTAGTGGCTTTGACAATTCAAATGATGTCATCAATGGTCAGGGAGGTGATGACATTCTTCAAGGCTTCAGTGGCAATGACATTTTGAGGGGTGGTGCAGGCAATAATACCCTTAATGGTGGTGTTGGCGATGATACTCTCAATGGTGGCACTGGCAATAACACCCTCAATGGTGGGAGTGGCAATGATTCGTTGAATTTATACTCCCTATCTACCTTTGTGACTCAAACAGTAGATGGCTCAACAGGTAACGACACCTTGTCTGTCAGTTATGCCAGTGCTACCACGGGAATTACTTCGACTTTCAATCCTACTACTAACATTGGAGAAATTTCTACGACTCTGGGCACAACAGTACTTAGCTACGAAAATATTGAACAATTAAATATCACAGGTACATCCTACGATGATTATCTTGTGGGAACCAATGGTAATGATACGCTCCGCTCAAGCAATGGTAACGATACAATAGATGGCGGCGCTGGTCAAGATTTCATTAGCGGTTCAGGCGATAGCCTGCTTTTTGGGGGCGATGGTAATGATTCTCTGATAGCTTCTTATATCTATGGCGATAGCACCCTCAACGGTGGTGTTGGTAACGATTCTTTGAATGTTGGCTCTTCCTCAGGCAATAATCTATTAGATGGGGGCGATGGTAACGATACATTGAATGTTGGCTCTTCCTCAGGCAATAATCTATTAGATGGGGGCGATGGTAATGATTCCCTGATAGCCTCTGGCGCCTCAGGTAATAACACCCTCAAAGGTGGCAATGGTGATGATACCCTCAGAGGTGGCTATGTCGATGCTATCCTCATTGGTGGCAAGGGTAATGATAGGCTCTTTGGGGAAGGTGGTACTGATACCTTTGTTTTCAGTAGTTTCGATGAAGGTCTTGATCTGATACGTGACTTCAGTACTGGTGAACTAATTCAGGTATCGGCTGCTGGTTTTGGTGGCGGTTTATCAGCAGGTGTCCTAGAAGGTAGTCAGTTTACGCTTGGAGAATCTGCAACCACTAGCACTCAGCGATTTATTTATAACTCCACTACAGGTGCATTGTTCTTTGACCAGGATGGTAGTGCAGGGGCATTTACTCAGGTACAATTTGCCGGATTATCTGCTGGGTTGTCAATAACGAACAACAATTTTGTGGTTGTTTAA
- a CDS encoding calcium-binding protein — protein sequence MANIIGSNDDDTLLGTNSADTINGKIGDDSLTGGGGKDIFVYNLGDGTDKITDFGGVGKGTNPTAAVIAEVDTIQFVGEGLTAQNLLLTQNINNLEITFEGVPSAKVILENFKLEDLDNLKAFGTRPAIGNILFDGQTSIIDSFNVLNANSTDTSIGTKNTVTFLNDLANNITGLDDSNDVVNAQGGNDKIDGLSGDDLLRGGTGNDTLIGGVGNDTLVGGTGNDSLVGGTGNDLLQGDAGNDTLVAGGGNDTLNGGSGSDRLNIDSSGGNHLLNGGDGNDTLSVVGDYYDPAVSGNNTLKGGAGDDFLNADYSTGDNLLDGGDGNDFLSVSASYYDPLVFGNNTLKGGAGDDTLRAFYSGGDNLLYGGNGNDDLSVNLASGNNTLKGGAGNDTLRADISTGDNLLDGSYGNDYLTASDFEGYRFDNTSGKNTLNGGSGDDTLNVNYSRGANLLDGGDGNDFLSGSSYGYGFGGSYYSTTGNNTLNGGTGNDTLNVDYSAGNNLLDGGDSNDYLTASGYSYDEYYQVYRRASGNNTLNGGAGADTLNIDFSKGNNTLNGGDGNDYLSASGALGNNILNGGNGNDTIYGGDGNDILTGGNGNDALYGKDGTDTFAFSSFNEKLDTIYDFTASELIQVSAAGFGGGLSTGVLQASQFAIGTSATTSTERFIYDSTTGALFFDQDGSAESFTKVQFAQLSAGLSLTNNNFVVV from the coding sequence ATGGCAAATATCATTGGAAGCAACGATGACGATACCCTGCTTGGCACTAACAGCGCAGATACAATTAACGGTAAAATAGGCGACGACAGTCTGACTGGTGGCGGCGGTAAGGATATATTTGTTTACAATTTGGGCGACGGTACTGATAAAATCACTGATTTTGGTGGAGTAGGTAAAGGCACAAATCCCACAGCAGCAGTCATTGCAGAAGTCGATACCATCCAATTCGTTGGGGAAGGCTTGACTGCCCAAAATTTGTTGCTCACCCAGAATATTAATAATCTGGAAATCACCTTTGAAGGGGTGCCCAGTGCCAAAGTCATCCTGGAAAACTTCAAATTAGAAGACTTGGATAACCTGAAAGCTTTTGGTACAAGGCCAGCCATTGGCAATATCTTGTTTGATGGACAGACTAGTATTATTGACAGTTTTAATGTCCTGAATGCCAACTCTACTGATACCAGCATTGGCACCAAAAACACGGTGACTTTCCTTAATGACCTTGCTAACAACATTACGGGTTTAGACGACTCAAATGATGTCGTGAATGCTCAGGGGGGTAATGACAAAATCGACGGCTTAAGTGGTGACGACTTGCTGCGTGGTGGTACAGGCAATGATACTCTTATTGGTGGTGTAGGGAATGATACCCTCGTTGGTGGTACTGGCAATGACTCCCTCGTGGGTGGTACGGGCAACGATCTGCTGCAAGGTGATGCAGGAAATGATACTCTTGTTGCTGGTGGGGGCAATGACACCCTTAATGGTGGTAGTGGTAGCGATCGCTTGAATATTGACTCTTCAGGTGGCAATCATCTGCTCAATGGTGGCGATGGCAATGATACTCTCTCCGTTGTAGGCGACTACTACGACCCTGCGGTGTCTGGTAATAACACCCTCAAAGGTGGCGCTGGTGACGATTTTTTGAATGCTGACTATTCAACAGGTGATAACCTCCTCGATGGTGGCGATGGCAATGATTTTCTCTCTGTTTCAGCTAGCTACTACGACCCTCTAGTGTTTGGTAATAACACCCTCAAAGGTGGTGCTGGTGACGATACTTTACGTGCCTTCTATTCAGGCGGTGATAACCTCCTCTATGGTGGCAATGGCAATGATGATCTCTCCGTCAACCTTGCTAGTGGTAATAATACCCTCAAGGGAGGCGCTGGTAACGATACTTTGCGTGCTGACATTTCAACAGGCGATAACCTCCTCGATGGAAGCTATGGCAATGATTATCTCACTGCATCTGACTTCGAGGGCTACAGGTTTGATAACACCTCTGGCAAAAACACCCTCAACGGCGGCTCTGGTGACGATACCTTGAATGTTAACTATTCAAGAGGCGCTAACCTATTGGATGGAGGTGATGGCAATGATTTTCTCTCTGGTTCTAGCTACGGCTACGGCTTCGGAGGATCGTATTACAGCACCACTGGCAATAATACCCTCAACGGTGGCACTGGTAATGATACCTTGAATGTTGACTATTCAGCAGGTAATAACCTACTCGATGGTGGCGATAGCAATGATTATCTGACCGCTTCTGGCTACTCTTATGACGAATATTACCAAGTCTATCGTCGGGCGTCTGGTAATAACACCCTCAATGGTGGCGCTGGTGCTGATACCTTGAATATTGACTTTTCAAAAGGTAATAACACACTCAATGGTGGCGATGGCAATGATTATCTGTCTGCCTCTGGGGCATTAGGTAATAATATTCTTAATGGTGGCAATGGAAATGACACCATTTATGGAGGAGATGGCAATGATATCCTCACAGGTGGTAATGGTAATGATGCTCTTTATGGCAAAGATGGTACTGATACCTTTGCTTTCAGTAGTTTCAATGAAAAACTTGATACTATTTATGACTTCACTGCTAGTGAACTGATTCAGGTATCGGCTGCTGGTTTTGGTGGCGGCTTATCAACAGGTGTACTACAAGCTAGTCAGTTTGCTATTGGAACATCTGCAACCACCAGTACTGAGAGATTTATCTATGACTCAACTACGGGTGCATTGTTCTTTGACCAAGATGGCAGTGCAGAGTCATTTACTAAGGTACAATTTGCACAACTGTCTGCTGGATTATCACTAACAAACAACAATTTTGTGGTTGTTTAA
- a CDS encoding protein adenylyltransferase SelO: MTLAQTPNSKNSSNPFLSLNYESALESLGDDYYDEVAAEEFPQHILRWRHDALLPRLGLDPQVVKDEDFITAFGKFEGRKPLLAMRYHGYQFGEYNPLLGDGRGFLYGQVRTTDGQLYDFGTKGSGRTPYSRGGDGLLTLKGGVREVLAAEALHHLGVRTSRCLSMIETGLSLWRGDEPSPTRSSVMVRMSNSHIRFGTFERLHYLQRPDLTQKLLDHVIKEYYQDLDAQEDKYALFYAELVKRVAELAAQWMAAGFCHAVLNTDNMSITGESFDYGPYAFIANYNPYFIAAYFDYYGRYCYIHQPSVCQLNLEMLQEPLKAIIDKDDLKSGIAKFDEYYQAEYSSLMLKKLGFVELPNPQAKELLNLTIEFLTNSKVGYHEFFYEMARTFSSKWRDEPGFVMNTSDIVPVPGASGIFDDWCILYHKILNDLDGDRLNTIAQTLAFHNPKTALLRPVIESIWEPIVQEDNWQPFYDLVQQIQSRQ, encoded by the coding sequence ATGACTCTGGCCCAAACTCCAAACTCCAAAAATTCTAGCAATCCTTTTCTCTCCCTGAACTACGAAAGCGCCTTGGAATCTCTAGGCGATGACTACTACGACGAGGTTGCGGCAGAAGAATTTCCCCAACACATCTTGCGTTGGCGTCACGATGCACTGTTACCGCGCTTAGGTCTTGACCCCCAAGTAGTTAAAGATGAAGATTTCATCACAGCTTTTGGCAAATTTGAGGGGCGCAAACCACTTTTGGCAATGCGTTACCACGGCTATCAATTTGGTGAATATAACCCACTCTTGGGTGATGGCAGAGGCTTTCTCTACGGGCAAGTACGCACTACTGATGGCCAATTATACGATTTTGGCACTAAAGGTTCTGGCAGAACGCCTTACTCTCGTGGTGGCGACGGTTTGCTGACGCTTAAAGGTGGAGTGCGGGAAGTTCTGGCTGCGGAAGCACTGCACCACCTGGGTGTACGTACCTCGCGCTGTCTCAGCATGATTGAAACAGGCTTATCCTTGTGGCGGGGGGATGAACCTTCACCTACTCGTTCATCTGTAATGGTCAGGATGAGCAATTCTCATATTCGCTTTGGCACTTTTGAGCGTCTGCATTATTTACAACGTCCAGATTTAACTCAGAAGCTGTTAGACCACGTAATTAAGGAATATTATCAAGACTTGGACGCCCAAGAAGATAAATATGCCTTGTTTTACGCCGAATTAGTTAAAAGAGTTGCAGAATTAGCAGCCCAGTGGATGGCTGCTGGTTTTTGTCATGCAGTTCTCAATACTGACAATATGTCAATTACAGGAGAGAGTTTTGATTATGGTCCTTATGCGTTTATTGCTAACTATAACCCATACTTTATAGCTGCATATTTCGACTATTATGGACGCTATTGTTACATTCATCAACCAAGCGTTTGCCAGTTGAATCTAGAAATGCTCCAGGAACCTTTAAAGGCGATTATTGATAAAGACGACTTGAAGTCTGGAATAGCAAAATTTGATGAATATTATCAAGCAGAATACAGTTCTTTAATGTTGAAAAAGTTGGGTTTTGTAGAGTTGCCAAATCCACAGGCAAAAGAACTCTTGAATTTAACGATTGAATTTTTGACCAATAGCAAAGTTGGTTATCACGAATTTTTTTATGAGATGGCTCGCACCTTTTCATCTAAATGGCGAGATGAACCAGGTTTCGTAATGAATACTTCAGATATTGTACCAGTACCGGGAGCATCAGGAATTTTTGATGATTGGTGCATACTATACCATAAAATCTTGAATGATTTAGATGGCGATCGCCTAAATACAATCGCCCAAACTTTAGCTTTTCATAATCCGAAAACAGCATTGTTAAGACCTGTGATTGAATCTATTTGGGAACCAATCGTTCAAGAAGATAATTGGCAACCTTTTTATGATTTAGTGCAGCAAATCCAATCTCGACAATAG